Below is a window of Clostridiales bacterium DNA.
CGCGGAAACCGGATTTCCTACTCCGTAACGGAAGATCCGGTGCCGGGTTACACCTGCGAAGTACACGGATACACGATCCGGAATACCCACAAACCGGAGGAAACCAATGTATCTGTACGGAAGGTATGGGATGACAGGAATAATGCCCTGGGTATCCGCCCGACCAGTATCCGGATGACACTCAGCAACGGAACCAATGTACTGCTGAGCGAAGCAAACGGATGGCAGGCGACGATCACCGGACTGCCGAAACGTATGAGCGGTGAGGAAATCAATTATACCTGGGTTGAGCAGGAAGTTGTCGGATACCGGCAGGAGAGCAAGACGGTACAGGGCAGCGTAACGACATTTACGAATACGCCGACTGATGTACCGAACGTACCGGAAGGAATGAAGAAACCGAAGCTTCCGGGCGGAGAGTGGGCATTCTTCGAGGAGTATCAGACCGCCCTGGGTGTCGAGACGATCATTAACCACGTGGGCGACTGCTTCGACTAAGCAGCAGTCCCGAGGTATTAAAACAATCCTGCAAAAACGCCCGCAAGGGCGTTTTTGTTATGAAAAGCGGGAAAAGGAGCGGAATACACCGGGCAAATGCCGGACATGCAGTGCTGCGATTTATATGTAAAAGGGGAGTGCATATCCGGATCCACGGACAGACAGGGGCGCATCCGTCCGGAGAAAAAGCCGGCGCAGGGGTCCGGGAAACTGAGGTAATAATCCGGATAGTTACATTGGATCGATTCCATGTAACGGTGAAATGGGCAATGGGCTGAGAAAAATAGTATGAATGTAACCGAACATGTAACCAAAACAGAAAAAATGTATGGCATCAAAGATAAAAAGAACCCAGGATGTAACCGTTTTGCATACCGAATATCAAGAAAGAGTGGGCAAAAATCAAATACTGATTGGTCCTGGGCGACTTGCCTTTAGTCCCATGTGCTTTATGTAATGGAAAATAGGAGATACGAAATAATAGATTATTTTTTTTGTATGTAACTATCAATGAAATTATTTTGTGCTATAATATATTGACAGAAAATGGAAAAGTATATTCATACACACGGAAGAAAGGCAAAAGGCACACTGTCTGACCCCATTGGATCCGGAACGGAGGGAGCAAGGATGAAGATGATCAAAAGGATTGCCGCGATCATGATCGCCGGCTGCCTGATGATGGGCCTTCTTTGCGCTTCTTTCGCGGACGAAACGGAAGAACACATTCCTGATGAAACCACCATCGCAAACGAGACACCGGCCGGAACTGCTGATCAGGTAACTGAAGCAGGCAACCCGGGAGTGGCGCCTGTCCCCGAAAACGACAGCGCAGAAGAGGCGGAAGCAGACGGGGATACAGATGAATATTCGTGGGAAACCCCAACCATAACAGACGCGGAAGGTTATGAGCATTTCATCAGCGATGAAGCTCCGGAATACTGCATATTCGATAACGGCGGCGGAACGGTTGCTCCTGAAGTGGTTGCCGAACAGCTTCCGGAAGTGACGCCGGCAGTGAACGAAGCCTCCAATCATATCGGTGAAACGCCGGCACCGGAAGCCGAACAGCAGCCAGCGGCGGAAACCGAGATAACCCGCGCGTGGATTACCGACAGGCAGGATGGGAATGAAACCATTATCCTGAGGGCCAATGCAAAGCCAGTCCTGGAAGGAAAGGTTACCTGGCAGGTCCATGACAGGAAATGGCAGGAAGACAAATGGGAGGAAATCGGCAGCGGCGAACAGCTGACGCTGGATCAGGACAAAGTGAGCAACGGTAACCTGGTGCGCTTCCAGCTGGAAGACGGTACGGTTTCCGAAACATATGAAGTAAAAATCACCATTAAAGAAGAAACAAACGAAGAACCGGTAACAGAAGCGCCGGGAACGGAAGTACCCATAACAGAGCCGGCGACAGAAGAACCTGCGACCGGAGAACCGACAACGGAAGAACCCGCGACAGGCGAGCCGACGACGGAAGAACCCGTGACTGACGAGCCGACAACCGAAGAACCGGTGACGGATGAACCCGTAACGGAGCCAGCGACGGAAGAACCTGCGACCGAGGAACCGACGACAGAAGAACCCGCGACAGGCGAGCCGACGACGGAAGAACCCCTGGCGGAAGAGCCAACGACGGAAGAGCCAGTGACGGACGAGCCGACGACGGAAGAACCCGTAACGGGCGAGCCGACAACAACGGAAGAACCCGCGACAGGCGAGTCGACAACCGAAGAACCGGTGACGGATGAACTGATGACAGAAGAACCTGCGACGGGCGAGCCGGCAACTGAAGAGCCTGTGTCGAATGAGCCGACAACAGAAGAAACTACTACGGAAGAACCCAATGTGGATGAGCCCGTAACGGACGAACCGACGACAGATGAACCCGCTGCGGATGAAACTGCAGCAGACGTGCAGACAACAGAAGAACCTGCAACGGAAGAGCCCACTGCGGATGAGCCCGCAACGGACGAACCGACGACAAATGAACCCGTTGCAGAAGCACCGGCAGCGGACGAGCCGACAACGGAAGAACCTGCAACGGAAGAGCCCACTGCGGATGAGCCTGCAACGGACGAACCGACGACAGATGAACCCGCTGCGGAAAAGCCCACTGTGGATGAGCCCGTAACGGACGAACCGATGACAGATGAACCCACTGCGGACGAACCGACGACAGATGAACCCACTGCGGATGAACCGGCAGCGGAAGAGCCGGGGATTGAAGAGCCCGCTGGTGACGAACCTACGAATGATGAGCCTGCCGCGGACGAGACCGGAACAGATGAAAACCCGACCGAGGTGAATCAAGCAGAGGGAACCAGGGAAGAAAACGGCGAAGCTGAAGGATTTGACGAAGAACCCGGTGAACCGGTCACCCTGCGTGCCTGGGTTACCGGAATCGAAAACGCGCAGGCCGGAGAGACCGTGACGCTGAGTGCGAATGCCGAACCGGCACTGACCGGTATATCCACCTGGCAGATCCGGAACGAACAGGTGGAAGACGGCAAATGGAAGAGAGCCGGATACGGCGACCACATGACAGTGGAACTGGCTGAAGGCGACGAATACCGCTTTGTGATGCAGGACGGCACTGTGAGCGAGGTGCTGCAGCTTTGCAGGGCTCCTGAAAAGGCCGCGGGTGAAGACACCGGGGAGGACGAAGCGGCTGAAGAAGCCGGAGAAACCACCGGGACACCGGCCGCGGAAGAACCGGACAAAGAAACGGGAGACACAGAAGAACCTGAAGAAACCGGGGATACAGCAGAACCCGGAGACGGACCGGAAGAGTCCGGAGACGGGGCTGAAGGGACGGCTGCGGAACCGGAAGGTGAAATGAGCGAAGGAACCGGCGATACGGAAGAATCCGGGAATGAGCCGGAAGAGCCCGGAGAGGGCGCCGGAGAAACGGCTGCGGAAGCGGAAAGTGAGCCGAGCGGAATGACCGGCGAAGAAGAAACCGGAGATGCGGAAGATTCCGGAGACGAAGCTGCAGCAACCGGAGACGGAGCTGAGGAAACGAACGCGGAACCGGAAGAACCGACCGGAGAGACCGGAGAAAAAGAAGAATCCGGAGATGAGCCGGAAGAAACCGGGGACGGAGCCGAAGAAACAGCCGGGGAACCGGAAGATGAAATGACCGGGGAAACCGGAGAACCGGAAGACGGCGAAGCAGCTGACGAACCGGAAGAGTCCGAAGAGCCGGAAGAACCGGCAGAGGGCGCTGAAGGCGAAGGCACGGAAGAGTCGGAAGAGAACGGCGAGGGTGAAGAACCCGAAGAACCGGCAGGGGATGGCGAGGACGCTGAAGCGGAGGAACCCGCGGAAGAGCCTGCAGAGGAACGCGCGCTGCCGGAAAACCGGAGCGCCGTGGTGTCGATCAGCTGGGACGATGAACATCCCGGAATCGGATCCGTCGCACACTTCTCGGTGTTGCTGACCGGATACGAAGAACTGAATTACACCGTCCAGTGGATTATGAGCACGGACAACGAGAACTGGACCGAAGTGGAAGGCGCGACCGGCGAGACGATGGACGTGGTTGTGACCGAGGACAACTACCTTTATTACTGGCGGATCCGGATTCACATTGAAGGATTCAAAGACGTACAGTGATCCGATTCAAGCCATTTCCGGTGACGGTCATGGCTTGAATTTTACCTATTTTCATCCGGCAATCCGGCCGGGGAGAGACGAAGGACAGGCATGAAGGACGAGGAGAAAAAGACCCGGAAAAAGAGAAAAAAGAAAAACCACCGGGTTTCCAACCTGGTGCTGGTTCTGATTCTCCTGACAGGCGCCGTGATTATGGCGTATCCGTCCTTCAGCGAATACTGGAACAGCCTGCATCAGTCCCGCGCGATTATGGGCTACGCCCAGCGCGTGGCGGAACTGACCAATGAAGAATACGAGACGATCTGGTCGGCTGCGCTGGACTACAACGAACGGCTGCCGGAGCTGCCGAACCGCTGGCTGGTGGACCATGACGAGAACCTGAAGGCGGACTATGAAACCCAGCTGAACGCCGACGGCACCGGGAATATGGGATATATCACGATTCCCAAAATCAACGTGAACCTGCCGCTGTACCACGGAACGACAGACTCCGTGCTGCAGACCTCGATCGGCCATATCGCGGGCACATCGCTGCCGGCCGGCAGCACGCACAGCAACGAGGAGGATTTCCTGATTCCGGATTTTGCCTCCCACTGCGTGCTGAGCGGACACCGGGGACTGCCCAGCGCCCGGCTGTTCAGCGACCTGGACGCGATGGAGGTCGGGGATATCTTTTACCTGACCATCCTGGACCAGACCCTGACGTATGAAGTGGACCGGATTACGGTGATTGAGCCGGAGGAAATGGAGGAGCTGGAGATCATTCCCGGCAGGGACCTGTGTACCCTGATGACGTGCACGCCCTACGGCATCAATACGCACCGGCTGCTGGTGCGGGGTTCGCGGATCGAGAATGAGAAGAAGAAGCTGAACGTCCGTATTACGGCGGACGGCCTGCGGATCGATCCGCTGTATGTGGCTCCGTTCATCGCGGTGCCCGTGCTGGTGCTGATGGTCCTGTGGGTGCTGGTGATGACCGGCGGACGCAGGAAAAACCGGCGCTGAGCGGAACCGGGAACTCTTGAATTATCGGCATGGAATCATTATACTGTCAGGTATCATAGAAAAACGATTTCATGCAACTGAACACGAGGAGCGAGACCATGGAGATCTACCATCCGAAGGACGACGAACTGCTGCGGGAAATGAAGCGCGTCCGCCGTGTGCTGAAACGGAAACGGCTGATCACCGGGCTCCTGGTTTTCCTGGTACTGGGCTGTGTTTTCGGATGGTTTGTATTCAACCGTTACTGTACGCTGGCAGTATTCCACGGCCCTGCGATGGGCGATACGCTGGCGGACGGAAGCCTGGTGCTGGTATGGCGCGGAAACGGCGAAACGTACCGGCAGGGCGATATCGTACTGTATGAAACCGGAACAGGCACGCAGATCAAGCGCGTGCTGGCCCGGGAGGGCGACCAGGTGCTGGTGAGCCCGTACGTCCACCTGCGGGTGAACGGCGTGACGCTGGCGGAACCGGAAACCACCGGGCGGAACCTGGACGCCGGGATCCGGACACGCCGCCTGAACCTGGAGGAAGGCACGCTGTTTGTGGAAGGCGACCAGCTGAGCCTGTCCGTGGACAGCCGGCATGCGGATTATGAGACGGTGCTGGAAGAGAAAGTGATCGGGAAGGTGCGGTTCGTGCTGTGGCCGGCGTACCGGATCGGCGCGGCGGGTTCGGAAGAGCCCGCACAGGAGGATGGCGTATGAAGAAAGTATTCGGCCGTCTCCTGGTATTCCTGCTGATTGCCGCGGCGGCCGCCTGGCTGCTGTATCCGGTGGTATCGGACCAGCTGGCCCGGCAGCGCGACGCGCAGACCATGAAGGCATACCACCGGGCTGTGCGCCTGAAGTCCGCGGATGAAATCGAGACGGCCATCGAGGAAACCGGTTACTACAATACCGGACTGGAGCCGGAAGGCATTCCGGACGTATTCGCCGGAAGAAGGCGGGTTCCCGCGGAATACCGGGCACGGATGGACGTTTGCGACGGGGTGATCGGCGAGCTGAAGATTCCCGGGATCAACGTATACCTGCCGATTTACCACAGCGGCGCGGAAAGCGCGGCAGAGAAGCTGGTGCATGTGGAAGGCTCGGCACTGCCGGCCGACATGGACGGAACGCATATCGTGCTGGCGGGGCCCGGTGCGCAGAAGGCCGCCGGATTCCTCGGCGACCTGCAGCTGACAGATGCGCGGATGCTGGAGGACCTGGACCGGGTGGTTCCGAACGACCTGGTTTTCCTGGAAGTGCTGGACCGCACGATGATCTTCCGGGTGGAAGGTGTACAGACCCTTTCCGTGGACGGCCTTTCCGGAGTCGACATTTCCGGCGAGAGCGGCAGCCAGCTGCTGACGCTGGTGACGGAAAAATCGGGCCGGGCGCTGCTGGTCCGCGCGCGGAGAACCGCGGCGGCGGACGTGCGGGACAGGCTGACGGCCCAGGACCGGGCGGACGTGCCGTCCGACCTGGTGAACGTGCTGTTTATGGGCATCCCGGTGTTTATAACCGGACTGCTGATTATGGGCGTCATTGAGCGCTTCAAGAAGCGGAGCTACCGGCTGCCGACGGAGCAGAAGAGAAGAAAGAAAAAGACGGATCCGGATGATGAAGAGACGGATGCGGACGAACCGGAAAGGACGGGAGAACAGGATGAAACGGTTTAAGCAGCTAATATCAGTCATCGCCGCCGCTGCGGTGATGCTGGGCTGCCTGTGCGCTCCTGCCGCGGCGGAGAGCCCGGCCGGATCGCTGACCGTGACTATCCAGGGAAATAACCAGGGCGTTTCCACGGCCGGAATCACCCTGAACCTGTACCGGATCGGCGGGGAGGACGGAGACACATGGAAGCTGGACGGCGCTTTTGCCGAAACCGGCTACATGGAAGCCTGGACAGAACAGTCCGGGGCCAAGATGCGTACCGCCCTGCGGAATATCCGCGGAATTGTGAACACCAGCGGGATGAACCCCAGCGCCAACGCGAAGAGCAACGCAAACGGTGTGATCGTATTCGAAAGCCTGCCCCGGGGCATCTATTTCGGCATTGCCACGGGCGTGCCGAAGGAAATGACAGTGCAGAACTTCGTGGCGCATATCCCGGAGGCCGGAAGCGGCAAAATGGACGCCCAGGCGGTGCTGAAGAATAACGTGACCGTTCCCAAGGAAAAGAATCCGTATAAGGTGACGATCCGCTACATCTATGAGGACGGGACGCCGGCCCACCAGACGTATGAGGGTACCTACTGGCCGGACGACATTTACGACGTATACAGCCCGGTGATTCCCGATTATACCGCTTCCATCCTGCGGGTGAACGGCGTGATGCCGGAACGGGACCTGCAGTTTACGGTCATCTATATCCGGAACGACGACAGCATCGTGATTGTGAACATTCCGGAGTATGAAACACCATTGGGCCTGGGCGAACTGCAGATGCACGTCGGCGTGTGCTTCGAATAAACGGCATCCACCACTGAATTTACGACAGAAAGGGATCCCCGATGAAACGACTGATTTCTCTTCTCCTGGCGGTCCTGCTTCTGGGCTGCACGGCGGCGTCCGGCGAGCTTGCGGACGTCCCTGTGCCCGACGCGGACAAGGATTATGACGAGCTGATCGTCGCCAATCCGACCCCCATGGACGGGGAATTTTTCACGGGCTGCTGGGGCAATGCCACGACGGACATCGATGTGCGGTCCATCCTGCACAGCTATTACCTGACCGTATGGGGACAGGACACCGGCATATTCCGCAAGAACAACGCAGTGGTCAGCGGACTGACCATGGTGGACAACGAGGAAGGCGACCGGACCTATACCTTTGTGCTGTACGACGACCTGTACTTCTCTGACGGCAGCCGGATCACCGCATGGGATTATGCGTTTTCCGTGCTGCTCCAGGGATCTCCCGTGATCGCCGAGCTGGGCGGCGTTCCGCTGGACCTGAGCTACCTGAAGGGCAGCGAAGAGTATTATACCGGCCAGGCGAAGGCTTTCTCCGGCGTGCGGGTCATCAGCGACGTGATGATCCGGTTTACGGTCCGGCACGAGTACCTTCCGTATTTCTTTGAACTGTACCGCCTCGGCTTCCTGCCATACCCGATCCAGGAGATTGCTCCCGGATGCAAGGTGTTTGACGACGGGGAGGGTGCCTATATCGGAAATGCCAATCCCGGCGTGGACCGGGAGATCTTCTCGAAGGAACTGCTGCAGGCGACGGTGATGGATCCCCGGTTCGGATACCTCTCTTACCCGACTGTGGGCTGCGGGCCGTACGTCCTGACCGGCTGGGACGGGAAGGAAGCGACCTTCCGGATCAACCCGTACTTCAAAGGGGATGAGGAAGGCAATGTGCCGACCATTCCCAACCTGCGCTTTACCCTGGCGGAGAACGACAACATGGTGGAAAAACTGGCCGCCGACGAGCTGCAGCTGCTGAACAAGGTAACGCGGAAGGATACCATCGACAAAGGCATTGAGCTTTCCGGAACCGATGGCTACTCCGTGAGCAACTATCCCCGGATCGGCCTGACGTTCTTCACCTTCACCCCGGACCGGCCGGCACTGCAGGAGAAGAACGTCCGCAAAGCCATTGCGTACTGCCTGGACAAGGAGCCGATGGTTTACGACTATACGAGCGATGAGTACGGACTCCCGATGGACGGATTGATGGGCATCGGACAGTGGATGTACGAACTGGTCGGCTCATCGGAAACCCGCTATGAAACCATTGCCGGCGGACCGCTGCAGAATCCGACCGCGGCAGAGAAGAAGGCGTTCGAGGACACAGTCGAAGAATGGAAGAAGCTCAGCTTTGACGGACTGACCAAGTATTCCCTGGACGTGGAAAAGGCAGTTCAGCTGCTGGAGGAAAACGGCTGGAACCTGAATGAGAACGGCGAGCCGTATGAGGCGGGACGCGACGCTTTCCGGTGCAAGGAGATTGACGGGGAACTCACGGCGCTGGACCTGACCTGCGCCTACCCGGAGACCAACCAGACCGGTACGATCTCGATGGACCGGTACCTGATTCCGCACCTGCAGGAGGCCGGGATCCGGCTGACACTGGTGCCCATGACGATGAAAGACCTGCTGAAGGCATACAACGACCGGGATGCGGATATCGACATCTTCTACCTGGGCGATGACTTCAACATTGAATTTGACCCGCAGCTGTTCTTCCTGCCGGGGGATCCGGAAGCACCGGAAGAAGACTCCCTGGCCTGGGTGCATGCGCAGATGTACGAGTACTGCCGACTGATGTGCGAAACCGAACCGCACGACATCCTCGGCTACATGCAGAAGTGGATCACCATGCAGGAAAAGCTGACGGAATACCTGCCGCTGATTCCCTTGTACTCGAACGTTTACTTTGACTTCTACACGAGCGAACTGCAGAACTACAGGATCCTGGATTTCATCACCTGGGGCGACGCCATCGTGGCGGCAACCTATGGCCCGGCACCGGAGAATCCGGGAACTGAAGCGGCGGGACAGCCGGCAGCGGAAGCAACGCCGGAAGCGGATGCGGCTTCGGCCACACCCATTCCCGGTATCTGATGAACCCCAAACATTACTGACAGAGGAGAGTGACGACATGGCAAAAAACATGCTGAAAAGCTATGGCCGGTTTGAACTCCTGGAACTGATATACAACATGCGCAAGGAAAACCTCGAGTTGCGGGAACGCTGCGAGAAAGCGGAAAAGCAGGCGGAGGAGACGAAGATCGCGGCGGAAAAGCAGCTGGAAACCGCCCGGAAGGATTTTGAAAGCCGGATTGAGGAACTCCGGATGCAGGGCGCGGCCAAAGACCTGCAGATCCGCATGAAGAAGATTGAAGAGCAGCTGCGCCTGATGCAGAAGCTGACATCCATCGACGTGAATCCCGATGACCTCCCGAGCCAGGAGGAAGTGGACCAGCTGGCGAAGGACATCCGGGAAAACGGGAACCGGGAAGAAAAGGAAAAAGAAGCCGGGGCGGAATAATCCCCGGGACGGGACGCCGGCCCGGTAAAACCGGCTGAAATACAGCACACAAAGGACACGAGCGGAGTATGGCGAGGAAACCGAAGGGAGACTATCTTCCGGGGCTGAAGGAAATCGAAACCGAGATGAGCCAGACCCGGAGCAAGGGAAAATACCGGCAGGCCCTGAAGGGTACCGCCGGAACGGTCGTCGTGGTCGCGGCGATCGCGGTATTGATCGCTACCCTGGTTCTCCCGGTGATCCGGATTACCGGCACCAGCATGCAGCCGGGCTTCCAGCCGGGGGATATCGTGCTGGTGTACAAGACGAACAAACTGGAAAAGGGCGATATCTGCGCGTTCTATTTCAACAACAAGCTGATCCTGAAACGGATTATCGGAGAGGGCGGGGATACCATTGAGATTGACGAGGAAGGTCACGTAACGGTAAACGGAGTAACCCTGGTGGAGGATGACTACATCTCGGA
It encodes the following:
- a CDS encoding MucBP domain-containing protein gives rise to the protein MKRFKQLISVIAAAAVMLGCLCAPAAAESPAGSLTVTIQGNNQGVSTAGITLNLYRIGGEDGDTWKLDGAFAETGYMEAWTEQSGAKMRTALRNIRGIVNTSGMNPSANAKSNANGVIVFESLPRGIYFGIATGVPKEMTVQNFVAHIPEAGSGKMDAQAVLKNNVTVPKEKNPYKVTIRYIYEDGTPAHQTYEGTYWPDDIYDVYSPVIPDYTASILRVNGVMPERDLQFTVIYIRNDDSIVIVNIPEYETPLGLGELQMHVGVCFE
- a CDS encoding sortase, which produces MKKVFGRLLVFLLIAAAAAWLLYPVVSDQLARQRDAQTMKAYHRAVRLKSADEIETAIEETGYYNTGLEPEGIPDVFAGRRRVPAEYRARMDVCDGVIGELKIPGINVYLPIYHSGAESAAEKLVHVEGSALPADMDGTHIVLAGPGAQKAAGFLGDLQLTDARMLEDLDRVVPNDLVFLEVLDRTMIFRVEGVQTLSVDGLSGVDISGESGSQLLTLVTEKSGRALLVRARRTAAADVRDRLTAQDRADVPSDLVNVLFMGIPVFITGLLIMGVIERFKKRSYRLPTEQKRRKKKTDPDDEETDADEPERTGEQDETV
- a CDS encoding class C sortase: MKDEEKKTRKKRKKKNHRVSNLVLVLILLTGAVIMAYPSFSEYWNSLHQSRAIMGYAQRVAELTNEEYETIWSAALDYNERLPELPNRWLVDHDENLKADYETQLNADGTGNMGYITIPKINVNLPLYHGTTDSVLQTSIGHIAGTSLPAGSTHSNEEDFLIPDFASHCVLSGHRGLPSARLFSDLDAMEVGDIFYLTILDQTLTYEVDRITVIEPEEMEELEIIPGRDLCTLMTCTPYGINTHRLLVRGSRIENEKKKLNVRITADGLRIDPLYVAPFIAVPVLVLMVLWVLVMTGGRRKNRR
- the lepB gene encoding signal peptidase I; the encoded protein is MEIYHPKDDELLREMKRVRRVLKRKRLITGLLVFLVLGCVFGWFVFNRYCTLAVFHGPAMGDTLADGSLVLVWRGNGETYRQGDIVLYETGTGTQIKRVLAREGDQVLVSPYVHLRVNGVTLAEPETTGRNLDAGIRTRRLNLEEGTLFVEGDQLSLSVDSRHADYETVLEEKVIGKVRFVLWPAYRIGAAGSEEPAQEDGV
- the lepB gene encoding signal peptidase I, which codes for MARKPKGDYLPGLKEIETEMSQTRSKGKYRQALKGTAGTVVVVAAIAVLIATLVLPVIRITGTSMQPGFQPGDIVLVYKTNKLEKGDICAFYFNNKLILKRIIGEGGDTIEIDEEGHVTVNGVTLVEDDYISEYALGQCDIEFPYTVPQGEFFVMGDNRDNCEDSRATNYGCIKEEEMIGKIFVRVWPLNSLEYYGF